The genome window GGTCCGGGACGGGCAGCGTGCCCGTGTGAGCGCCCACCGTCTCCTCGGCAGACAGGAACTCCTCCTCCGGCGTTTGCTTGCGCAGCACGGCGGCATCGCGCACCGCCTCCCACGTGGGAGGCGCGGGCTCGGGCTCCGGGAAGCGCGCGGCCGCGGCGGAACGGGAGATGTCGTGCGACGGCTCGGCAGGCAGGCGGCCGTCCGACGGCGGCGGGGCCAGCCAGGCGCGCACCGGCACGCCGCTGTCCAGCGCCGGGGCGAACAGGTCGCCAGCGACGCGCTCCGCCAGCACCATCGCCCCGTCGGCCCTCGCCGCCAGCGCGTCCAGCCCCGCCGCGTTGGCGGGGACGAACAGCAGCAGCGCCGCACCCGCCTCGCGGAAGCCGGAGACGATCTGCGCCCACCGCGCGTGGCGCAGGACGGACTCCGGGTCCTCGGTGTACGTGCCGGCGGGCACGAGGTAGAAGCCGCGCCCCGGCACCGGCCGCGCGCTGCGGGCCAGCGAAGCGCCGTAGAGGAAGACGTCCACCACCCCGTCCTGGTTCGCCATCCCGATGCGCTCGTGCAGCACCGGGTCGTCCAGGCTCAGGTCCATCAGGAAGGTTCGGCGGCCCTCCGCCGCCCACCCCGTGGCGAGGGCGACGGTGGCGTCGGCCACCCACGCGCGGTCGGCCGCAGGGTCGAACAGCACGAGCAGCGGCCCGCCGCTCGCGGCATCCGGCGCCGCGGTGGCGGGGATGCGCTCGAACGACGGGTCGAAGAAGGTGGGCGGGGGGAGGCTCCCCCCGGCCGTGCGCGGCGTGGGATCGGTCATGGGCGGGGAACGGATCTTTCGCGCGGGGACGGCGGCGCGCCGGCCTGGGTGCGCGGCGCGCGGGAAGCCGGGGCCGCCGGTCCGGCACGGAGCCAAAGGTAAGGAGCGTGCGCGGACCGCCGCAAGCGTGTTCCGCGCAAGGCGGTGCGGCTCACGCCTGCGCGGGCTCGTCGCTCAGGTAGTGCACGGGGGCGTCGCCCCACAGCCGCTCCAGCTGGTAGAACTCGCGCGCCGCCGGGTGGAAGACGTGCACCACGAAGTCGAAGTAGTCGATCAGGATCCAGCGGCCGCCGCGCTGACCCTCCACGTTGAGCGGGCGCGTGCCGTGCTTCTTCAGCTCGTCGATGAGGTTGTCGGCGATGGCCGACACGTGCGTGTCGGACGTGCCGGTGGCGATCACGAACCAGTCGGTGGCGCTGGAGATGCCCTTCAGCTCCAGGACGGCCACGTCCCTGGC of Longimicrobiaceae bacterium contains these proteins:
- the rsfS gene encoding ribosome silencing factor, encoding MSNTPVAPASLDLPVDVARAVDLLHDRKARDVAVLELKGISSATDWFVIATGTSDTHVSAIADNLIDELKKHGTRPLNVEGQRGGRWILIDYFDFVVHVFHPAAREFYQLERLWGDAPVHYLSDEPAQA